The Papaver somniferum cultivar HN1 chromosome 6, ASM357369v1, whole genome shotgun sequence genome segment ctgtcatccactgtgtagaatcctatataaaggaaagaGTTTCTTACTTGTAGGGGGGAATCTTTTAGTGTGTTCTACagaagaaattaggagagaaaaAGTTTATTtagagagcaagtaaagtcattaTAATATCTTGTAATCAATTCTAAACCTAAATAATCAATAAAGAGTTCATTATGATAACTTAAAAGCTTGTTTAGATACattggggtgtggttgtaggatttcctgcaactacaatttcGATACGGGATGACCAAAGAAACAGAATCACAGCACACGCTTCTGTTTAAAATTGAAAACCTTTGTCGATGTGTATCATTTCCCGCTCTCTTACTCTTGGACTGAAACTGCCAGAGATTTTTCGTTTCTATACAATCCATTGGACATTGATTAGCATGCAATAGTAAGCCATGGTTCATCTTTTTCCTATACATCTGCGGATATCATCAAACCTGCCTGCGTAAAAGCATCAATCATACAGTGCACTCATTATTGTGGATTGAACATTTGAAAAGAAGCAAATAAATTCAGTAAATCCTCATGTTGCAAGCACCAACATCAGGAGTAGCATTACCAAGAGTCACGGTGCATGTCCTTACCTGCATACCCTGATCACCTTCGAGCGGAAAATATATTGTGCATCTAACTCGGCACCAGAGAACAAGTGGCCTATCAAGTGGCacattaacttttttttttcttttatttaactaaggtgactagtactataataatttGAAGGTGCTATAGTAATATCAATTTAGAAAATGAGGATATTTTCAACCCCCTTCAAGTTCGTTTGCTCTTGCATTATGATAAATATGTAAGCATGAATTACAAGAATCTATACTGGAGACCGTGACAAATGCCTGCCGATGATACTATTGCAACATTTTCGAGCACTTATGTGCTCATGTATGGGGAAGCTTTAGCATGATCTTACAATATCTGCCACAGGTAGAAATAACTGCAGGAGGATACAAGTAACCAGAAATATCTTTGAATCTGCTTATTTGGCAAACCACCTGCATCAAGATATCCATAACCCCTTGCTGGTAAAGATTTTTGACCTAGTGAGGAACCATAAAAGTCTGTCAAGATTCAGGAACACGGAGAATCTGATCTAACATGCATGGTCCGAAATCAAAAGATCTTAAAAGTTGCAACACAGGTTTTAACTAGTGGTGATACAAATGGTGTTGGATTTGAACTTACCTAACTGTAAGTAATTGTTCTTGATGTTCCACTCCAAATCCCAGTGATTCCTATCATTCTTCAGTGTCCAATATGCCCATCCAAATGAAGCTGTATCATACACATCCAACTGTGCTCTACCGAATTCTTGATAATCCATCTGAGACCCATTGGCTACGCTCCATTCATTCACCCACTCCCCTGTATCCATTTCCATTAAAACTCATCATCAATTTCCAATTAAAACGAAATACTTCTCTTGTTTTGTAACAAACAGGCATATAGTGTTAACATGAGAATTTCAAAGGAAGTTAAATAAATAAGAACAGGCTTTACCAATAAACACCAGTGGTCCATTAGCAGCATTTAGTGATTCCACTTGAGTCTGCCTGCTTTTATGTATGAACTGAATATTCTCCGATGTGCTCAAATTAGAGAAGAAATCGTCAAAAAGATTATAGTAGTGCAAATCCACCACAACGTTTGAATAACCAATGTTGGCATGATAGAGCTCAAGAGGGTCTGCATTGCCAATCCTCTGACATATTATTACATAAGCTGTAGATGAATGGTTTCTCACTATTTGGTATCCCTTTGAGTAGTAGGACACTAAGATATCAAGAGAAATGCCAGAAGCAGATGGTTCATTCAAAAGTTCAATTCCCAATAGAGCAGGATGGTTTCCGTACCTGCAAACGAAATTTGAGTTAACCTGATTCTCAAGTGTCGAGGGGACGTGTTTGAATGGGCTGAATGGGATTGTATTCGAGGGCAAAAACCCTAAGACTGGCAAAAGAGTAGTTTTTACTAGAGATACATGTATTTTACCTGGAAGCTAGGAATTCTATAACATCAAGGCTTTGCGAGATGTATGCTTGAGATGTTGGCCAATCAGTAGAACCATCTCGACTAGAACTATGCTCCATCCCATTTTGGGAACCGGGAGCTGCATGGAGGTTGATAATGCATTTCATGTTATATGCCCTGCACGAAAAGTTGGGGAAATACGTGGTAATCACTTTTCAGATAACAATAGCAAGTGTATGTTAGACAACACTtagcagaatggaaagaaaatcaagaaagagagaccaCTGTGCCCATGAGAATGCATCATCAAGAGATGCCAAACTGCCTCCAATGTAAGGAGCAGGTGGATTCGGATCCTCGGCAATCCACCAACCAACAGGAATTCTCACTGTATTTATACCGTGTTCGTAAAGAAACTGAAAGTCGTCTGGTCTAATATAGCTACTTCTATGTTCATGCAGTTAAAGTGAAGGGGAACAAAGTTAAAGATCATTCATATACTACCACGTCCCTTTTTACACGGGTTTCAAGCCAAGGACACGTGACACATGAGTAGAAATTGAACAGTTTCCTCCTAACAGAGGTCATTAGTTTCAGTAAAGTCACAACTTTCCATAAAATATAAAAGCAATTTTAACGCATGCCGTTGATCTTAATATAGATTACTTACGGACATGAGACATTAAAAGTTAGAGTTACTGGAAATTACACTAAGCACTTCTTTCGCCTTATCATGTCCATATCCATTGGCAAGCTGGTAATCCCCGTGCAAGGTATTAGCCACAATTGCCATTTCGAATGTGGCCGCATTATCATCCCATCCTGGGACCCCTGGATAGTCTGCTGTGAGCTCATTTCTAGAAGATGCCTAAAGAAACCACAAAGTCGCTGCCAACTTAGAAATTCCTCAAATTTTGAAAGAAGCTAAGAGGAATACGAATGAACTGAAAGGATGAGAATATCACACCTGCAGATATGTCCCGCTGGAAAGTTTAATATGAACTCTGTTATTGTTATTCCTTTCAATGTGAAATGTTTCTGTTGAAGATGGTGACTCTGATGTTGCAGTGACGGATGCCCCTACTCAGACACAAGATAGAAACTGCTCCTTTAGAGTGCGAAACTGAAAATCCAATTCAGATACTCTCCATAACTGCTACAACAGAGACTGCTGCATGAATGATCTTCATCACAATCACGAAACATATACATTTCTGTATCCGTAACTAAGGACAATGACAGATATTCTAAGGAATAAACAAACAGACGAAGAACATTGTGTTTCCATACTTTTCGTAATGTTCATTTCTATAATGTCAGGAACATCAGAGATCTAATGACAGTCACTTCTTCGCAATGTTAACTAGCTTTAACTAGAATCCCGAACATAATGGTTTTATACACCCTTCAATTTtgtgagaaaagagaaaaaaaaaatttgcattgCAATTCATGAGAAATCATCCACTAATCTCTACATTGTAATTTTACCTAGGCAGGATTTTACGTCTAACCAGATTACTTAAGCATATTAATTTCATAATTTTAAACCAGTTTTCGAAGCAAGCAGGATACAACATATTAACACTTAGACGAAAACAATACAATATTACTCTAAGCTTCTGACACCTTGCATTTTCAGTAACCCGTATGAGTAAAATTGAACGCTACATAACTGAAGTTCTAAATCTTACTCTGAATGTTTCCCAGGACGAAGGAACATCTCTATCTACATTGACATTTTGACCTCCTCCATCCTGTGCACTCACATACTTATTTGAGCTCACGGATTTGAACTGAACCTGTGTTCCATCCTGCATTTCAAATTCCACAAATGAACTAATCAGCAAAATTACAAGAAACCAAGTCAAAATCCCCCCATAAAACACCCACAATATTCAGAATTGAGACGACACAAATTGACAAACACTTACAAGCATATCTCCATTGGGAATGCCATCAAACAGTGAGGGTTTAATCCATCCTTCAAGAACTAAACATCCACCTAAATTCACACCTCTTACTTTACTGTCACCGTTCAATCCATCCACAGCCAAAGCTGAAACCAAAGTAATAACACACCAAATTTACATTGATGCTTGTAGAGCTACCCATTTCTTCCAAATCAAAATCTCATCAAAAGAAAGAACTTTAGGGGAAAAAAAGAAGCAATGGGTTCTGAGATTACCTGAGTGTGTACTGGGAATGAGAAGAAATGCAAGAAAAACCCATCTGCAGAAAACAAATTCCATGAGAAATAAGGGACTGAAACACAAACAAGAAGTGGTGTCATGGAGGAATAGACAACCCCACTTGATAAATTTCATATCTTTACTATTCTTTGGTTCCTTATAAACCAAATTATCTTTAAAACTGTACTTGGTAAACAAGCATGAAAATTAaccttttgtttgtttgtttattaGTTATTTGAGATTCCAAATGAAATGTACAACCTAATGATATAAGAACAACTTTTTAGTCAGGTAAAGGTTGTGCATTTTTGGATCAATAAAGGTTAAAAAGGAATGAAAGTGAAAGGGTTTTTCCTGATCCTGTTGGTTGGAGATAAGATTTTGAATGGTGAGGTTTAAATTGGAATATTGGGTTTGCGATttgagaagaggaagaggaaaaggGTTCTACCAATTTGACTTTCAGAATGCTAAAAACCTCACGTCCACAGTATTTGTTTGGCAGGTCCTTTTTCTAAGATCTTATCTAAACGCAAATGATTAACATCGCGCGGGTTGGGATCCCACGGGCCATCCCGTGAGTGGGATTGTGAGAGAGAGGGTGGGTCCACCTTAACTCACCCCTACAAATCCGTCCTGCGGTGAGTCTATCACTTCTGCTTATCTTAATGGACTGGACTACCCAATTCTCtataaagatgaaagaaaagaaaCATAAGAAATCTAAAATCAAAAACGTTTGTCGCGGTGAGGATCCAAATATTGGATTGCATGCCCGTAATAAAGATGTTTTAACTCAcgaacctgaagaacacgaagaagatgAAGTCCTTGAAGTAGGTGATTCTGATAGCGAAACTCTCAGGAAACTTCAAACAGCCCCGATTAGGTAAGATTCTACCATTAATTTGCTTTCTATCGTTTCAATTCGACGATTCCATGttgttgtttttagggttttcggttattacccAGATTCGGGAGTTTAGTTATTGTTTTAAACTTCCGATTGTGGACGAATTCTTCATTTCACAAGAACATTAGTCATATTCGGGTGGTAAATATTTAGGTTTCCTACCGATTGTAGAACGTTTTTCATTAATGAAGCCTAAATCgaccataatcggaagttaaatgtgTTTGTTCCTTCCGAGTATACTAGGGAAGAACAAGTATTAGAGATGCAGTAATCGGGTGACATGTTTTGTAATTTGCTTCCGATTGTTTAGGCTCAACCACTTTAGTAATTTCTGGACATAAagtgatgcatattcggtagaaATTAGTTTTGTAAGGCTTCCGACTGTGATGCATTCGGTAGGGTAGACTGTTTCTGACTTTCGATTATGCATATTCGGAAGATTATGTTGAAATGTAGCTTCCGATTATAATGTATAGGATAAACATATTCGAACACcaaaaaaattcttttatttcCGATCATCCGTATTCGGCAGCTTATGTTGAATTGAACTTCCGATTATGAATAATCGGAGGCTAATGGTTAATTCAACCAACCGAATTTGTATATTCGGGACTTTGGATTTagattaacttccgattatatagttTTGTAACATATGTTCACTAACCTATTGTACTTTCTTTTGTTGTTTAGGGATAGGCGAGGTAAAAAAACCGAAGATGCAATTGTCTCAGATAGTGCAAGAAATAAAAGGCGTAGGAACTTGACAGTTAGTGCAAGGAGAGCTAGGACTGCACAAGCCACTTCAAGTGCTCAAGATGGAACTCAACAAGCAAGTCAACAAGGTGTTCAACCAACTTCCCCTCAATCAGAACcagttcaagaaggtgttcaaccaacTTCCCCTCAATCGGAAACAGTTCAAGAAGGTATTCAACCAAGTGCTCcacaatcacaagctcaaattcAACTAGAAGCACCGGTAGATAGAGTACCAGAAGTAGGACAACCTAGCAGTGcgcaagaagaaggagaagccgaaAAGAAAAATCCTCCTCGAAAGAAAGCGAAACACCTTGTCCCACAAAAACTGAAGGTGAGGGATATTCCAGAAGGCGTAATCCTTGGGTTGCCGGAGGATGAAGTAcaattgttatttggatacaaagactcttcggccaaagaaatatatgaaaccgaggtaataatcgTATCCATTTTATTTACGTATTATCTTTTTCTTCGTAATAGTTTTAAGGGTTATAGTTTTAGgttattctatttttttttaacttgtcctgtgtttaatagtatcattcTGATGTGGTTCGTATACTCAAACCCACCGCCGCACCAACTAAAATGCTGGATTGGCCTTTGAAggatgaatgtgaaa includes the following:
- the LOC113286723 gene encoding glucan 1,3-beta-glucosidase-like isoform X2, whose protein sequence is MLDGTQVQFKSVSSNKYVSAQDGGGQNVNVDRDVPSSWETFRGHPSLQHQSHHLQQKHFTLKGITITEFILNFPAGHICRHLLEMSSQQTIQGSQDGMIMRPHSKWQLWLIPCTGITSLPMDMDMIRRKKCLVAYNMKCIINLHAAPGSQNGMEHSSSRDGSTDWPTSQAYISQSLDVIEFLASRYGNHPALLGIELLNEPSASGISLDILVSYYSKGYQIVRNHSSTAYVIICQRIGNADPLELYHANIGYSNVVVDLHYYNLFDDFFSNLSTSENIQFIHKSRQTQVESLNAANGPLVFIGEWVNEWSVANGSQMDYQEFGRAQLDVYDTASFGWAYWTLKNDRNHWDLEWNIKNNYLQLGQKSLPARGYGYLDAGGLPNKQIQRYFWLLVSSCSYFYLWQIL
- the LOC113286723 gene encoding glucan 1,3-beta-glucosidase 2-like isoform X1, with the protein product MKFIKWGCLFLHDTTSCLCFSPLFLMEFVFCRWVFLAFLLIPSTHSALAVDGLNGDSKVRGVNLGGCLVLEGWIKPSLFDGIPNGDMLDGTQVQFKSVSSNKYVSAQDGGGQNVNVDRDVPSSWETFRGHPSLQHQSHHLQQKHFTLKGITITEFILNFPAGHICRHLLEMSSQQTIQGSQDGMIMRPHSKWQLWLIPCTGITSLPMDMDMIRRKKCLVAYNMKCIINLHAAPGSQNGMEHSSSRDGSTDWPTSQAYISQSLDVIEFLASRYGNHPALLGIELLNEPSASGISLDILVSYYSKGYQIVRNHSSTAYVIICQRIGNADPLELYHANIGYSNVVVDLHYYNLFDDFFSNLSTSENIQFIHKSRQTQVESLNAANGPLVFIGEWVNEWSVANGSQMDYQEFGRAQLDVYDTASFGWAYWTLKNDRNHWDLEWNIKNNYLQLGQKSLPARGYGYLDAGGLPNKQIQRYFWLLVSSCSYFYLWQIL
- the LOC113290354 gene encoding uncharacterized protein LOC113290354 codes for the protein MKEKKHKKSKIKNVCRGEDPNIGLHARNKDVLTHEPEEHEEDEVLEVGDSDSETLRKLQTAPIRDRRGKKTEDAIVSDSARNKRRRNLTVSARRARTAQATSSAQDGTQQASQQGVQPTSPQSEPVQEGVQPTSPQSETVQEGIQPSAPQSQAQIQLEAPVDRVPEVGQPSSAQEEGEAEKKNPPRKKAKHLVPQKLKVRDIPEGVILGLPEDEYHSDVVRILKPTAAPTKMLDWPLKDECERFKTIIANSGLADASENSMLEHDWVAISAFMERLYVETDTFHMPFGEMTITPDDVAEILRIHVHGKGVRAEYTKQLEWEKLYTLTKDYFGWDAETAKTEFNRCMKYRTRKFNISTLMDMFKGTKEKEENETLNDEQVNHEATAYLLCVFGCFIFPNTSGSRVDANLLL